ATCCTGTTCACCTGGCCGCCTCCGATTCCGAAAGCTTGGATTCCGTTGGAAACCACAATAGCGTTAGACTTCACATATTTTACCACTCTCTGGGAGAAAAGCAATGCCTTTTTCTGTTCTTCTGTAGGCTGAGTTTCAGTGACTACTTTGATGTCATCAGAGAAATGCAGATCGTTATCCTGAACCAAGATACCGCCATCTACTTTTACCCAAGTCTTCTTGTCAGAAACAGGGTTTACAATTTTGATGATTCTTAGGTTTTTCTTTTTTCTTAAAACGTCAAGAGCTTCTTCGTCAAAATCCGGAGCCATTACAATCTCAAGGAATGTTTTGTTTAGCTCCTCAGCTGTTGCAGCATCAATCTTATAGTTCATTGCAACAATTCCGCCAAAGATGGAAACCGGATCACATTCGAAAGTTTTTTGATAGGTTTCCAATGCTGAAGTACCAATTGCTACACCACAAGGAGTAGAATGTTTTACCGCACAACAAGCCATTTCTTCTTTGAACTCAGTCACTACTTTCCAGCAAAGATCCATATCACGTAGATTATTGAAAGAAAGCTCCTTACCACCAAGCTGTTCGAAGTCTTTCATAGCTCCGTTCTCGAAAGTAGAAACATAATAAGCTGCTGACTGATGAGGGTTTTCTCCATATCTAAGATCAGAAACTTTTTTATAAGATGCGTTTAAATATGTTGGATATTCCTCATCTAAAAGCATTCTTGAAATAGCAGCATCATAAGCTGATGTAAGATTGAATACTTTTCCTGCCAACTTTTTACGGGTTTCGATATAAGTATCTCCGTTTTGCTCCATTTCCAATTTTACTGTTGTATAATCTTCTACATCAGTAATTACAGTAACGGAATCAAAGTTTTTCGCAGCAGAACGAAGCATTGAAGGTCCACCGATATCGATAAACTCCACTTTCTCATGTAAAGAAATGTTCTTATTTACATTTTCAAAGAAAGGATAAAGGTTTACGATAACCATGTCAATCAGACCAATTCCGTGCTCCTGAACGGTTTTCATGTGCTCTTCGTTATTACGAACCGCTAACAATCCACCGTGAACTTTTGGATGTAAAGTTTTCACTCTTCCGTCCAACATTTCAGGGAAATTGGTTACCTCATCAATCTGAATTGGATTTAAACCAGCGTCTTTCAAATGTTTGAACGTTCCTCCTGTGGAGATCAACTCATAATTCTGAGCTTCCAAAAACTGCGCGAATTCAATTAATCCACTTTTGTCAGAAACACTGATTAAAACTCTCTTTTTACTCATTACTTTCAATTTTTACTTTTCACAGTTATTTCAAACTGTATCCGGGTCTTTCACTTCCGGATTACTTTTTATTTTACTTAGATTTTTTAAATCAATGTAACAATGAGATTCTTCGCTATGCTCAGAATGACAATTACAAGTATTTGTAAATTGGTACATTGTTATATTATTAATTTCCCAGGACTTTATTGATCGCCAAAGGAAATATTTCATATTCAACCTGATGAACTTTCTGAGCTACTGTTTCAGGAGTATCCTCTGCTGTTACTTCAAAAGCTTTCTGAAGAATAGCTTCTCCTTCATCAATACCCGGAGTTACAAATGTACTGTTGCCCCACTCTCTACTTCTTTGGCTTCAATAACAGCATGATGAACGTTCATTCCCCACATTCCTTTTCC
This is a stretch of genomic DNA from Chryseobacterium tructae. It encodes these proteins:
- the purH gene encoding bifunctional phosphoribosylaminoimidazolecarboxamide formyltransferase/IMP cyclohydrolase; this translates as MSKKRVLISVSDKSGLIEFAQFLEAQNYELISTGGTFKHLKDAGLNPIQIDEVTNFPEMLDGRVKTLHPKVHGGLLAVRNNEEHMKTVQEHGIGLIDMVIVNLYPFFENVNKNISLHEKVEFIDIGGPSMLRSAAKNFDSVTVITDVEDYTTVKLEMEQNGDTYIETRKKLAGKVFNLTSAYDAAISRMLLDEEYPTYLNASYKKVSDLRYGENPHQSAAYYVSTFENGAMKDFEQLGGKELSFNNLRDMDLCWKVVTEFKEEMACCAVKHSTPCGVAIGTSALETYQKTFECDPVSIFGGIVAMNYKIDAATAEELNKTFLEIVMAPDFDEEALDVLRKKKNLRIIKIVNPVSDKKTWVKVDGGILVQDNDLHFSDDIKVVTETQPTEEQKKALLFSQRVVKYVKSNAIVVSNGIQAFGIGGGQVNRIWATQQAIERAKEKFTGDLVLASDAFFPFRDVVDFCAQEGIKAIIQPGGSVKDQDSIEAANEHKIPMMFTGVRHFFH